A part of Pararhizobium sp. A13 genomic DNA contains:
- a CDS encoding efflux RND transporter permease subunit, which produces MNFSAWAIRNPIAPILGFVLLMYLGYQSFNTLPITRFPNIDVPIVSISVSQSGAAPAELETQVTKEIEDAVAGISGVDHITSTISDGLSTTAVQFEMDVPTNQAVQDVKDAIDRIRSDLPASVEEPIVAKIDVEGQAIQTFAVSSPGMTLEEISWFVDDTIKRALQGQSGIGRIDRYGGADREVRVELNDARLNSYGITAADVNNQLRKMNTDLGSGRGQVGGSEQAIRTLGDARSVEGLASTMIAMPNGRFVRLSELGKVTDTYEEPKSFSRFNGNPVVTFAVFRSKGASEVTVAETVEKTLKDLRAKNPDVSIELVNDSVYYTYGNYEAAIHTLLEGALLAVAVVLLFLRNWRATLISAMALPLSAIPTFWVMELLGFSLNLVSFLAMTLATGILVDDAIVEIENIARHIKMGKSPYKAAIEAADEIGLAVIATTFTIIAVFVPVSFMPGIPGQYFIQFGLTVAVAVFFSLMVARLITPVMAAYLMKSGDGDGHHEDNDGTLMRGYTWLVTVTTSRWYMRYTTLLAAIAFVIGSVFLLMTVPGSFLPPEDASRVVLSVELPPDAMLDNTDKTTAQIYDKVKHLDGVDDVFVLGGASPKGDLELRRATISIMLAKLDHSLLNRVVNDVLGHTPLIGQYLPKLPPAGRITPQAEIEKQVYAAVRSIPDVRILKLNDRGERDLAFNLLSKSDEDLNKAVGMLEANLRDEPLLANVSPDGALPRPELQIRPRADQMSRLGIMTSQIADVLRVATIGDIDAALTKISLDDRQIPIRVQVDTNFRTDLAAIRNLKVQTAAGALVPISSVADINYSEGPSSIKRYDRYRVVTMGADLPIGVALNSASDRFKEVAKETKLPASVQFLESGDAEVQAEMEQGFGNAMLLGLMLVLVVLILLFKDVIQPFTILFSLPLAIGGVAIGLIVTQNAMSMPVLIGILMLMGIVTKNAILLVDFAIEMMHQGMERTHAMVEAGRKRARPIIMTSIAMSAGMLPSALGVGEGGSFRAPMAIAVIGGIIVSTVISLVVVPSFFLIMDDLSRLLGWIFGRMVGSKEQETEPLENVALTEIVADQSKTIGELQERLDKLEGPKRSGNVIHLAAE; this is translated from the coding sequence ATGAATTTTTCAGCTTGGGCAATTCGCAATCCGATCGCGCCGATCCTGGGCTTCGTATTGCTGATGTATCTCGGATATCAGTCGTTCAACACGCTGCCGATCACGCGTTTCCCCAACATCGACGTGCCGATCGTCTCGATCAGTGTCAGCCAGAGCGGCGCGGCACCGGCCGAGCTCGAGACGCAGGTGACCAAGGAGATCGAGGACGCGGTTGCCGGCATTTCCGGCGTCGACCACATAACCTCGACCATCAGCGACGGCCTGTCCACGACCGCTGTCCAATTCGAGATGGACGTGCCGACCAACCAGGCGGTGCAGGACGTCAAGGACGCCATCGACCGTATCCGCAGCGATCTTCCCGCCTCCGTCGAGGAGCCGATCGTCGCCAAGATCGATGTCGAGGGACAGGCGATCCAGACCTTTGCCGTCTCCTCCCCCGGCATGACGTTGGAGGAAATCTCCTGGTTCGTCGACGATACGATCAAACGCGCGCTTCAGGGCCAGAGCGGCATCGGCCGTATCGACCGCTACGGCGGGGCTGACCGCGAGGTTCGAGTCGAACTCAACGATGCACGTCTGAACTCCTACGGCATCACCGCCGCGGACGTGAACAACCAGTTGCGCAAGATGAACACCGACCTCGGTTCCGGCCGCGGCCAGGTGGGCGGCAGCGAACAGGCGATCCGCACGCTCGGCGACGCACGCTCGGTCGAAGGCCTGGCAAGCACGATGATCGCCATGCCGAATGGCAGGTTCGTCCGCCTTTCCGAACTCGGCAAGGTGACCGACACCTACGAGGAGCCGAAGTCGTTTTCCCGTTTCAACGGCAATCCGGTCGTCACTTTCGCGGTCTTCCGCTCGAAGGGCGCCAGCGAAGTGACCGTTGCCGAAACGGTGGAAAAGACGCTGAAGGACCTGCGGGCGAAAAACCCTGACGTGTCGATCGAACTGGTCAACGATTCCGTCTACTACACCTACGGTAACTACGAGGCGGCAATCCATACGCTGCTCGAAGGCGCCCTGCTGGCGGTGGCGGTCGTTCTCCTGTTCCTGCGCAACTGGCGGGCAACGCTGATTTCGGCGATGGCCTTGCCGCTTTCGGCCATACCGACTTTCTGGGTCATGGAACTGCTCGGCTTCTCACTGAACCTGGTGAGCTTCCTCGCCATGACGCTTGCGACCGGTATTCTCGTCGATGATGCCATCGTCGAAATCGAGAACATCGCCCGGCACATCAAGATGGGTAAGTCGCCCTATAAGGCCGCCATCGAGGCCGCCGACGAAATCGGCCTAGCGGTCATTGCGACGACCTTCACGATCATCGCGGTGTTCGTGCCGGTCTCGTTCATGCCGGGCATCCCGGGCCAGTATTTCATCCAGTTCGGCCTGACGGTCGCAGTCGCCGTATTCTTCTCGCTGATGGTCGCCCGCCTGATCACGCCGGTCATGGCCGCCTATCTGATGAAGTCTGGCGACGGCGACGGCCATCACGAGGACAACGACGGCACGTTGATGCGCGGCTATACGTGGCTGGTGACGGTAACCACCAGTCGCTGGTACATGCGTTACACGACGCTCCTTGCAGCAATCGCCTTCGTGATCGGGTCCGTTTTCCTCCTCATGACGGTTCCCGGCAGCTTCCTGCCGCCGGAAGATGCCTCGCGCGTCGTGCTGTCGGTCGAATTGCCGCCGGACGCCATGCTGGACAACACGGACAAGACGACGGCGCAGATCTACGACAAGGTCAAGCATCTCGACGGTGTGGACGACGTCTTCGTCCTCGGCGGCGCCTCGCCGAAGGGCGATCTCGAACTGCGGCGCGCGACGATCAGCATCATGCTCGCGAAGCTCGATCATTCCTTGCTCAACAGGGTGGTGAACGACGTTCTCGGCCACACCCCATTGATCGGCCAGTATCTGCCCAAGCTGCCGCCGGCCGGCCGCATCACTCCGCAGGCCGAGATCGAGAAGCAGGTCTATGCCGCCGTCCGTTCCATTCCGGACGTCCGCATCCTGAAGCTGAACGACCGTGGCGAGCGCGACCTGGCATTCAATCTCCTGTCGAAGAGCGACGAGGACCTGAACAAGGCCGTTGGCATGCTTGAAGCCAATCTGCGCGACGAGCCGCTGCTTGCCAATGTCAGCCCGGACGGCGCCTTGCCGCGGCCCGAACTGCAGATCCGCCCCCGCGCCGATCAGATGTCGCGGCTCGGCATCATGACCTCGCAGATCGCCGACGTCCTTCGCGTCGCCACGATCGGCGACATCGATGCGGCGCTGACGAAGATTTCGCTCGACGACCGGCAGATTCCGATCCGCGTCCAGGTGGATACGAACTTCCGTACCGACCTTGCTGCCATCCGCAACCTGAAGGTCCAGACGGCAGCGGGCGCGCTGGTGCCGATTTCGAGCGTTGCGGACATCAACTACTCGGAAGGCCCAAGCTCGATCAAGCGTTACGACCGCTACCGCGTCGTGACGATGGGCGCGGACCTGCCGATCGGCGTGGCGCTCAACTCGGCCTCGGATCGTTTCAAAGAGGTTGCCAAGGAAACGAAACTGCCCGCAAGCGTGCAGTTCCTCGAAAGCGGTGATGCGGAAGTACAGGCGGAAATGGAACAGGGCTTCGGCAACGCCATGCTGCTCGGCCTGATGCTGGTGCTCGTGGTGCTCATCCTTCTGTTCAAGGATGTCATCCAGCCGTTCACGATCCTATTCTCACTACCACTCGCCATCGGCGGTGTTGCGATCGGCCTTATCGTTACGCAGAATGCCATGTCGATGCCCGTGCTGATCGGCATCCTGATGCTGATGGGGATCGTGACCAAGAACGCCATCCTGCTCGTCGATTTCGCCATCGAGATGATGCATCAGGGTATGGAGCGGACCCACGCCATGGTCGAAGCCGGCCGCAAGCGCGCGCGCCCGATCATCATGACCTCGATCGCCATGTCGGCAGGCATGCTGCCGTCGGCGCTCGGCGTCGGCGAAGGCGGCTCGTTCCGCGCGCCGATGGCCATCGCGGTGATCGGCGGCATTATCGTCTCGACGGTGATCTCGCTGGTGGTCGTCCCGTCCTTCTTCCTGATCATGGACGATCTGTCCCGCCTGCTCGGCTGGATCTTCGGTCGCATGGTCGGCAGCAAGGAACAGGAGACGGAGCCTCTGGAAAATGTCGCGCTGACGGAAATCGTCGCCGACCAGAGCAAGACGATCGGTGAATTGCAGGAGCGGCTCGACAAGCTGGAAGGCCCGAAGCGCAGTGGCAACGTCATCCATCTCGCCGCGGAATGA
- the ureG gene encoding urease accessory protein UreG, producing the protein MKSANGPLRVGIGGPVGSGKTALTDKLCKAMRETYSVAVVTNDIYTKEDAEALVRMQALPSDRIVGVETGGCPHTAIREDATINLQAIADLNRRIPDLDVVFIESGGDNLAATFSPDLADITIYVISVCQGEEIPRKGGPGITRSDLLVINKKDLAPYVGADLEVMERDANRMRAERPFVFSDMKRGDGIDRIVDFLRVEGGL; encoded by the coding sequence ATGAAATCTGCGAACGGCCCGCTTCGCGTCGGCATCGGCGGTCCTGTCGGCTCCGGCAAGACGGCGCTGACCGACAAGCTCTGCAAGGCGATGCGCGAGACCTACTCCGTCGCCGTCGTCACGAATGACATCTACACAAAGGAAGACGCGGAAGCTTTGGTGCGCATGCAGGCGCTGCCCTCCGACAGGATTGTCGGCGTCGAGACCGGCGGCTGCCCGCACACGGCGATCCGCGAGGACGCGACCATCAACCTGCAGGCGATTGCCGACCTCAACCGCCGTATTCCCGATCTCGACGTCGTCTTCATCGAATCCGGTGGCGACAATCTGGCGGCGACCTTTTCGCCGGATCTTGCCGACATCACCATTTATGTGATTTCAGTCTGCCAGGGCGAGGAAATCCCGCGCAAGGGCGGACCCGGCATCACCCGTTCCGATCTGCTGGTGATCAACAAGAAGGATCTGGCTCCCTATGTCGGTGCCGATCTCGAGGTGATGGAGCGAGATGCCAATCGCATGCGTGCCGAGCGGCCATTCGTGTTTTCCGACATGAAGCGCGGCGACGGCATCGACAGGATCGTCGATTTCCTGCGCGTCGAAGGCGGGCTCTGA
- a CDS encoding urease accessory protein UreF: MTEQADTRALLRLVTWLSPAFPVGAFSYSGGLEQAVHDGLITDAPALRRWLEALIRHGSSWNDAVLLAESYRAYDDPPRLDAVRELAEALAGSRERHMEMTLQGEAFLSAAGHWPHPVLDTLIGAVAYPVAVGAVAGAHNTGLEPALAAYLHATASNLVSVAIRCGVTGQKHGVGVLAELEPVISETAARASSSTLDDLGSATILADIAALRHETLHSRLFRS; encoded by the coding sequence ATGACTGAGCAGGCAGATACGCGGGCGCTGCTCAGGCTGGTGACATGGCTGTCGCCGGCTTTCCCGGTGGGCGCATTCTCCTATTCCGGCGGGCTCGAGCAGGCTGTTCACGACGGTTTGATCACCGATGCTCCTGCTTTAAGGCGATGGCTGGAAGCACTGATCCGCCACGGTTCGAGCTGGAATGACGCGGTACTTCTGGCGGAGAGCTATCGGGCTTATGATGATCCGCCGAGGCTTGATGCGGTGCGCGAACTGGCCGAAGCTCTGGCCGGTTCGCGTGAACGCCATATGGAAATGACGTTGCAGGGAGAGGCTTTTCTCAGCGCAGCGGGACATTGGCCGCATCCGGTGCTCGATACCCTGATCGGTGCTGTCGCCTATCCGGTCGCGGTCGGCGCTGTCGCCGGGGCGCACAATACCGGGCTAGAGCCTGCTTTGGCCGCCTATTTGCACGCCACGGCATCCAACCTCGTATCGGTGGCAATCCGTTGCGGCGTGACTGGCCAGAAGCACGGCGTGGGCGTTCTTGCCGAATTGGAGCCTGTGATCTCCGAAACGGCGGCACGGGCGTCATCGAGCACACTGGACGATCTCGGTTCTGCTACAATTCTTGCCGACATAGCGGCGCTGCGCCATGAGACCTTGCATTCGCGGCTCTTCCGTTCCTGA
- the ureE gene encoding urease accessory protein UreE: MPYRSTQILSPGPADKTPLHTIALAHDQRHLRRKLLHLDNDDVVMLDLKEPVMLADGDLLVLDTGEYVRIAAIEEPLYDIRPRDPLHLIELAWHLGNRHLSAEIRQDRILILRDPVIKAMLEGLGATVGEVTEPFQPMRGAYHGSGGHDHGHSHGHSHGHGGHHSAHD, encoded by the coding sequence ATGCCGTACCGCTCGACCCAGATTCTGTCGCCTGGCCCGGCGGACAAGACGCCGCTGCACACGATCGCGCTTGCTCATGACCAGCGGCACTTGCGCCGCAAACTGCTGCACCTCGACAACGACGACGTGGTGATGCTCGACCTGAAAGAACCGGTGATGCTCGCCGACGGCGATCTCCTGGTGCTGGATACAGGCGAGTATGTCCGCATCGCCGCCATTGAGGAGCCGCTATACGATATCCGACCGCGCGACCCGCTGCACCTGATCGAACTCGCCTGGCATCTCGGCAACCGGCACCTGTCTGCGGAAATCCGGCAAGACCGGATCCTGATCCTGCGCGATCCGGTGATCAAGGCGATGCTCGAAGGACTGGGGGCGACGGTGGGTGAGGTGACGGAACCATTCCAGCCGATGCGCGGCGCCTATCATGGTTCGGGCGGGCACGACCACGGTCATTCCCATGGACACTCCCACGGACATGGCGGCCATCATAGCGCCCATGACTGA
- a CDS encoding putative quinol monooxygenase, whose translation MIYVIAHLKTHPGKGAEVVSDAAPLIEGTRRETGCIFYDLYQKPGEPDTLVFVEQWKNREALEAHFAEPHIVAFQKATAELVADGRIEVVHSDKVEVL comes from the coding sequence ATGATCTACGTCATCGCCCATCTCAAGACCCACCCCGGCAAGGGGGCCGAGGTTGTTTCTGATGCCGCTCCCCTGATCGAGGGGACGCGCAGGGAGACGGGCTGCATTTTCTACGATCTCTACCAGAAGCCCGGCGAACCGGACACGCTGGTCTTCGTCGAGCAGTGGAAGAACCGCGAGGCGCTGGAGGCGCATTTCGCCGAACCGCATATAGTCGCCTTCCAGAAGGCGACGGCGGAACTGGTGGCGGATGGCCGCATCGAGGTTGTTCACTCAGACAAGGTCGAGGTTCTCTGA
- a CDS encoding peroxiredoxin: protein MVGRKVPSVTFRTRIRDEAVGGPNPYRWQDVTSADYFAGKRVILFSLPGAFTPTCSTYQLPDFEKLAGEFKAQGIDAIYCISVNDAFVMNAWGKSQNLENVKLIPDGSGEFTRKMGMLVAKDNLGFGMRSWRYAAIINDGAVEQWFEEEGYSDNCDSDPYGVSSPQNILEALKSEKLAA from the coding sequence ATCGTTGGCAGAAAAGTGCCGTCCGTAACCTTCCGTACGCGCATCCGTGACGAGGCCGTCGGTGGGCCGAATCCCTATCGCTGGCAGGACGTGACCTCCGCCGATTATTTCGCCGGCAAGCGCGTCATTCTCTTCTCACTGCCGGGCGCCTTCACGCCGACCTGCTCGACCTATCAGCTTCCCGATTTCGAAAAGCTGGCCGGTGAATTCAAGGCCCAAGGCATCGACGCGATCTACTGCATCTCCGTCAACGACGCCTTCGTCATGAACGCCTGGGGCAAGTCGCAGAACCTCGAAAATGTCAAGCTGATCCCGGACGGCTCCGGCGAGTTCACGCGCAAGATGGGCATGCTGGTCGCCAAGGACAATCTCGGTTTCGGCATGCGCTCCTGGCGCTATGCGGCCATCATCAATGATGGCGCGGTCGAACAGTGGTTCGAGGAGGAGGGCTATTCGGACAATTGCGACAGCGATCCCTATGGCGTTTCTTCGCCGCAGAACATCCTGGAAGCACTGAAGTCGGAAAAGCTCGCAGCCTGA
- a CDS encoding HAD family phosphatase, protein MPVAVIFDMDGLIFNTETLYQEAFLAAATVGGHDLPTAVIQRTIGVPWVQSRVLLLEQMGSDFPIDQYFAQMIGHFELLAATQLRLKPGVVELLDFLDQLEMPRCIATSSAHSTVQSHLSAHGLADRFHAVIGHGDYVASKPSPDPFLTAAKRLGVDPALCLALEDSYNGVRSASAAGMMTFMVPDLLSPTPEILSLCTGVVSDLHAVRKLILTASAAGIAG, encoded by the coding sequence ATGCCAGTCGCCGTGATCTTCGACATGGACGGGCTGATTTTCAATACGGAGACACTCTATCAAGAGGCGTTTCTGGCGGCGGCAACCGTTGGGGGTCACGACCTACCGACAGCGGTTATTCAACGCACCATAGGAGTGCCCTGGGTCCAGAGCAGAGTATTGCTTCTGGAACAAATGGGATCAGATTTCCCCATAGACCAGTATTTCGCACAGATGATCGGCCATTTCGAGTTGCTGGCCGCCACGCAACTCCGGCTAAAGCCCGGCGTCGTCGAACTGCTCGACTTTCTTGACCAACTCGAGATGCCTCGATGTATCGCGACTTCGTCGGCCCACTCTACTGTGCAGAGCCATCTCTCCGCTCATGGCTTGGCCGACCGATTCCATGCGGTCATCGGACACGGAGATTATGTCGCCAGCAAACCCTCGCCCGACCCGTTCCTGACGGCCGCGAAACGTCTCGGTGTGGACCCCGCTCTATGCCTGGCTCTGGAAGATTCCTACAACGGGGTTCGCTCCGCATCAGCTGCCGGAATGATGACTTTTATGGTCCCCGATCTTCTTAGCCCAACGCCAGAAATCCTGTCCCTATGCACGGGCGTTGTCAGCGACCTGCATGCCGTCCGCAAGCTCATCCTGACCGCGTCGGCCGCGGGCATCGCTGGATGA
- the ureC gene encoding urease subunit alpha, with product MSYKMSRAAYANMFGPTTGDKVRLADTELFIEVEKDFTTYGDEVKFGGGKVIRDGMGQSQVTRAEGAVDTVITNALIVDHTGIVKADIGLKNGRIVGIGKAGNPDTQPGVTIIVGPSTEAIAGEGKIVTAGGMDSHIHFICPQQIEEALMSGITTMLGGGSGPAHGTLATTCTGAWHIERMIESFDAFPMNLALAGKGNASLPAGIVEMVLAGASSLKLHEDWGTTPAAIDCCLSVADEYDVQVMIHTDTLNESGFVEDTIAAIKGRTIHAFHTEGAGGGHAPDIIKICGQPNVIPSSTNPTRPYTKNTLAEHLDMLMVCHHLSPSIPEDIAFAESRIRKETIAAEDILHDIGAFSIISSDSQAMGRVGEVAIRTWQTADKMKRQRGRLTQESGENDNFRVKRYIAKYTINPAIAHGVSHEVGSIEVGKRADLVIWNPAFFGVKPDMVLLGGSIAAAPMGDPNASIPTPQPVHYRLMFGAYGKNRTNSSVTFVSQASLDAGLKGRLGVAKELVAVQNTRHGIGKHSMIHNSLTPHIEVDPETYEVRADGELLTCEPATVLPMAQRYFLF from the coding sequence ATGTCCTACAAAATGTCGCGCGCGGCCTATGCCAATATGTTCGGCCCCACCACCGGCGACAAGGTTCGGCTGGCCGATACGGAGCTTTTCATCGAGGTGGAGAAGGATTTCACCACCTATGGCGACGAGGTGAAGTTCGGCGGCGGCAAGGTCATCCGTGACGGCATGGGGCAAAGCCAGGTGACCCGCGCCGAGGGGGCCGTCGATACCGTCATCACCAACGCGCTGATCGTTGATCATACCGGTATCGTCAAGGCGGATATCGGCCTGAAGAATGGCCGCATCGTCGGGATCGGCAAGGCGGGCAATCCGGACACGCAGCCAGGAGTCACCATCATCGTCGGTCCTTCGACGGAAGCGATCGCCGGCGAGGGCAAGATCGTCACGGCTGGCGGCATGGACAGCCACATCCACTTCATCTGCCCCCAGCAGATCGAAGAGGCACTGATGAGTGGCATCACCACGATGCTCGGCGGCGGCTCCGGCCCTGCGCATGGGACACTCGCCACGACCTGCACCGGTGCCTGGCATATCGAACGGATGATCGAGAGTTTTGACGCCTTCCCGATGAATCTCGCGCTTGCGGGCAAGGGCAACGCGTCGCTGCCGGCTGGCATCGTCGAGATGGTGCTTGCGGGTGCAAGCTCGCTGAAGCTGCATGAGGACTGGGGCACGACCCCGGCCGCCATCGATTGCTGCCTTTCGGTTGCCGACGAATATGACGTGCAGGTGATGATCCATACCGACACGCTGAACGAAAGCGGCTTCGTGGAAGACACGATCGCTGCAATCAAGGGGCGTACCATCCATGCCTTCCATACCGAAGGCGCCGGTGGCGGTCATGCGCCGGATATCATCAAGATCTGCGGCCAGCCGAACGTCATCCCGTCCTCGACCAACCCGACACGGCCCTACACGAAGAACACGCTGGCCGAACATCTCGACATGCTGATGGTTTGCCATCATTTGTCGCCGTCCATCCCGGAAGACATCGCCTTTGCCGAAAGCCGTATCCGCAAAGAAACGATCGCGGCGGAAGACATTTTGCATGACATCGGCGCCTTTTCGATCATCTCCTCCGACAGCCAGGCCATGGGCCGCGTCGGCGAAGTGGCGATCCGCACCTGGCAGACGGCCGACAAGATGAAGCGCCAGCGCGGGCGGCTCACGCAGGAGAGCGGCGAGAACGACAATTTCCGCGTCAAACGTTACATCGCCAAATATACGATCAACCCGGCAATCGCCCATGGCGTCAGCCACGAGGTCGGCTCGATTGAAGTCGGCAAGCGCGCCGATCTGGTCATCTGGAATCCGGCCTTCTTCGGCGTCAAGCCCGACATGGTGCTGCTTGGCGGCTCGATCGCGGCAGCGCCGATGGGCGATCCCAACGCCTCGATCCCGACGCCGCAGCCGGTGCATTATCGCCTGATGTTCGGTGCCTATGGAAAGAACCGGACGAATTCCTCCGTCACCTTTGTTTCCCAGGCCTCGCTCGATGCGGGCCTCAAGGGCCGTCTCGGGGTCGCCAAGGAACTGGTGGCGGTGCAGAACACCCGCCACGGCATTGGCAAGCATTCGATGATCCACAACAGCCTGACGCCGCATATCGAGGTCGATCCGGAAACCTACGAGGTCCGCGCCGACGGCGAGCTTCTGACCTGCGAACCGGCAACCGTGCTGCCAATGGCACAGCGGTATTTCCTGTTCTAG
- a CDS encoding Urease operon accessory protein: MTVSRTIMIVGNGPVPEGAVPVIDAADLVIRFNDCRWAGGEKTDIVAVCNTGRPAMAMLGGGRWKTNAAVRQAREIWCVRAADKFRQLRSVIEERHPDLHDLCDDYTDGFRAFAKATGRSFHVVPASTHESVDAEVVHYDPGEYLVPSSGLIVIAEVLAHWMRPSDRVVLAGFGHAGWEWHPFAAERRYVDALVSKGRLMRLDQNYLSAFAQGA; the protein is encoded by the coding sequence GTGACGGTGAGCCGGACCATCATGATCGTCGGAAACGGGCCGGTACCGGAAGGTGCGGTGCCCGTCATCGATGCGGCTGATCTGGTGATCCGCTTCAACGACTGCCGTTGGGCGGGTGGCGAGAAAACCGATATTGTCGCCGTCTGCAACACCGGACGCCCGGCGATGGCGATGCTGGGTGGTGGCCGGTGGAAAACCAATGCGGCCGTGCGGCAGGCACGCGAAATCTGGTGCGTACGGGCTGCAGACAAGTTCCGGCAGTTGCGGTCAGTAATCGAGGAACGTCACCCGGACCTCCATGATCTTTGCGATGACTACACCGATGGATTTCGGGCCTTCGCCAAGGCGACCGGCCGGTCGTTCCACGTCGTTCCAGCGTCCACCCATGAAAGCGTCGATGCAGAGGTGGTGCACTACGATCCTGGTGAATACCTCGTGCCGAGCAGTGGCCTGATCGTCATTGCCGAGGTGCTGGCGCATTGGATGCGGCCGAGTGACCGCGTTGTTCTTGCCGGCTTCGGCCACGCCGGCTGGGAGTGGCATCCGTTCGCGGCCGAGCGCCGGTATGTCGACGCGTTGGTTTCAAAGGGGCGCCTCATGCGCCTCGATCAAAATTATCTATCCGCTTTTGCTCAGGGAGCCTGA
- a CDS encoding lysozyme inhibitor LprI family protein, whose protein sequence is MAGFLASAPLALAQDEPQVDCQNAMTQSDLNICANKDYEATDKELNAVYKTTMTAMQETDKELGEIDPNYVGAVEALKKAQRAWIGYRDGQCELAGLEARGGSMEPMLVSGCLADLTKKRTAELKSLTEGLGN, encoded by the coding sequence ATGGCGGGCTTTCTGGCCTCTGCGCCGCTTGCACTGGCGCAGGACGAGCCGCAGGTCGATTGCCAGAATGCGATGACCCAGTCGGATCTGAACATTTGCGCCAACAAGGACTACGAAGCGACCGACAAGGAGCTGAATGCGGTCTACAAGACGACGATGACGGCGATGCAGGAGACCGACAAGGAACTCGGTGAGATCGACCCTAACTATGTTGGTGCCGTTGAAGCGCTGAAGAAGGCGCAGCGCGCCTGGATCGGCTATCGCGACGGCCAGTGCGAGCTCGCCGGTTTGGAGGCGCGGGGCGGGTCGATGGAGCCGATGCTGGTTTCCGGTTGCCTTGCAGACCTCACAAAGAAGCGCACTGCGGAACTGAAAAGCCTGACCGAAGGCCTTGGAAACTGA
- a CDS encoding urease subunit beta, with product MIPGEIIAASGEIELNAGLETVTLEVSNTGDRPIQVGSHYHFAETNAGLSFDRAVAHGKRLDIPAGTAVRFEPGQTRNVTLIPFAGKREVYGFQQKVMGKL from the coding sequence ATGATCCCCGGTGAAATCATTGCCGCCAGCGGCGAGATCGAGCTGAATGCCGGTCTGGAGACCGTCACGCTCGAGGTCTCGAACACGGGCGACCGGCCGATCCAGGTCGGCAGCCATTATCACTTCGCCGAGACCAATGCCGGCCTGTCTTTCGACCGGGCGGTGGCGCATGGCAAACGCCTCGACATTCCCGCGGGAACGGCAGTGCGCTTTGAGCCCGGGCAGACACGCAACGTGACGCTCATTCCTTTTGCCGGCAAGCGCGAGGTCTACGGTTTCCAGCAGAAGGTCATGGGCAAGCTATGA
- a CDS encoding DUF1272 domain-containing protein, giving the protein MLQLRPNCECCDKDLPPGSREAMICSFECTFCTQCASEVLDGHCPNCAGELVRRPVRPAARLRKFPASTERVLKPDGCAPIKAA; this is encoded by the coding sequence ATGCTGCAACTGAGACCGAATTGCGAATGCTGCGACAAGGATCTGCCACCGGGCAGTCGCGAAGCGATGATCTGCAGTTTCGAATGCACCTTCTGCACGCAATGCGCATCCGAGGTTCTCGACGGGCATTGCCCGAACTGTGCGGGAGAACTCGTCCGTCGCCCGGTTCGCCCGGCGGCCAGACTGCGCAAGTTCCCGGCGTCCACCGAACGCGTTTTGAAGCCGGACGGCTGCGCGCCGATCAAGGCGGCCTGA
- a CDS encoding urease subunit gamma, whose product MNLTPREKDKLLISMAAMVARRRLERGVKLNHPEAIALITDFVVEGARDGRSVADLMEAGAHVITRAQVMEGIPEMIHDIQIEATFPDGTKLVTVHEPIR is encoded by the coding sequence ATGAATCTCACTCCTCGCGAAAAAGACAAACTGCTGATTTCGATGGCGGCGATGGTTGCCCGCAGGCGCCTGGAGCGCGGCGTCAAGCTTAATCATCCCGAGGCGATCGCACTGATCACCGATTTTGTCGTCGAAGGCGCGCGCGATGGCCGCTCCGTCGCAGACCTGATGGAGGCGGGCGCCCATGTCATCACCCGCGCCCAGGTGATGGAGGGCATCCCGGAGATGATCCACGATATCCAGATCGAGGCAACGTTTCCCGATGGTACCAAGCTCGTCACCGTCCACGAGCCTATTCGCTGA